ggCTCCCTATGGAGTAGGCTAAATAATTAGCACGCCGTAGTTTCTTGTAGAGATTCATTACACAAGATTGTGACTGATCACTACTACATGTGTagcttaagccagccatagactgtTTGAATCTCGGTCGGTTCAGCCGGGGTGATTgatcccaagttgatcgatcaacttagtTAAAACCAGCCAGTTCGATTTTTCAAgcgattattgccagcagctTTAGTCACTAGCAATGGTCATCATTCTCCCTACCGGGACAGATCCACCACTATAGCTCCGCAGGGGGTATTTGCTGTCGTAAAATCCGATtgcgtgtacaaggctttagaaacTATCAGATTGATCAAAATTTGTTGGGTCCCTACTGAACTGACCAAATATTAATCCAACTCCGGCCAGCCTATTTGATATAAAACCATAAGGACTGAATCACaatgatttttgtttttgtttttttaacaagaagGGGCACATACACATATGCAATTCCAGATCATAAATCATAGTCAATAGAATTTGTCTAGTTCgtaacaaaaagaaaacatgtatTTGACCACTATTACACCAGTCaggttcacaattttttttttttcttaagacaTCAGGCAtcccataaaaaaagaaaatgaaaaggaaaaaaaataaaagagaaggaaggaaaacCAATTGGCTTACCCATTGCAGATAAATAATGGTTGAAGGCCTGGCACGGAAGGCTTGGCGTCTGGGTGGATTTATCACAGTACACAGGTGCAGGACTCACTTCAAATGAGAAGTAACCACTAGAAGTTCTTGAAAAAGGGGATGGTCTTCTTACCAGTATACACTGTGGGGATCGGTTGGCATATAAATTTGGGCTGTAAGGTGTACTAGCCGAAGAGCTCCCTCCCTCATCAGATTGGTGTCCTGGTGAAGGGCCGACAACTGATGTTAGAGCCTCTATTCGGGGAGGTCGGTGCGGAGTGCGTCTGTTTGGCTGTATCTGATCTCCTGCGTCAGTGCACTCCGAGTTTAGCACCGGTGGTTGTTTGGCCATTTGGTCTTTTTATctctgtaaaaaagaaaaaaaaatggcatgctcAGACTTATTGGATTATGCTACCTTCAGCTTGTAGTGAATGTActaaaaagattttattttatgtacatgAAGCAAAACATTCAGAGATTGAAAAATTAATGTATAACATGGTTTACTCCTTATACCTTCTTTGATAGCCAAGGCACTGAACTAACATGATGCAATTTACTTAGCGAGACTTTGTCTCAAagttagataataaaaaaaagccccccccaaaGGAGGAGTtaatattgtgggggggggggggggaatgtgtcaaaagtgtttgccACTTTAAAACTGGACCTACCTTCCACGTTCCTATCATTTACCTGGAAGCAAGAGCCGCGACTACAGATGTAGTTTAAACACAGCTATTGCATGAGAAAACTGATATTTTGAGTCATCCATTCATAAATGGTGCTCCATGACTGCCATTATACCCAGTGGGGGTGGCTTATCTTTTCCAGTGAACATCCAGTCCCATCTAATCCTTACAAAGACTGCACAGTCCTAACTGAAGCAAAGATCTTTTGAAAAATAGCGTCTTTTTGGTTTGAACCTTAGTCTTGAAATATGTACGTTAGCTATAAGCAATTATTGTTTGTGTCCCAGCGTTTCA
The sequence above is drawn from the Rana temporaria chromosome 4, aRanTem1.1, whole genome shotgun sequence genome and encodes:
- the BCL2L11 gene encoding bcl-2-like protein 11 — its product is MAKQPPVLNSECTDAGDQIQPNRRTPHRPPRIEALTSVVGPSPGHQSDEGGSSSASTPYSPNLYANRSPQCILVRRPSPFSRTSSGYFSFEVSPAPVYCDKSTQTPSLPCQAFNHYLSAMAARNPNIVDLRPEIWIARELRRIGDEFDAIYNPRRVLLNNRHRGVENDQVIILRVLRYIIRLIWRMQ